A single Bacillus sp. HMF5848 DNA region contains:
- a CDS encoding glycogen/starch/alpha-glucan phosphorylase, with translation MFSNKEVFKIAFLKRLEMLYGKSFEDSSTRDHYYTLGNMVREYISSSWIKTNEMYRTTQTKQVYYLSIEFMLGRLLVNNLLNLGIRDTVEVGLKELGINIHDIEEIEADAGLGNGGLGRLAACFLDSLASLNLPGHGFGIRYKHGLFDQKIIDGFQVEYPEQWLRHGNVWEVRKPDAAVEVRFGGKVEVVEKEGRFIFRHVDCQTITAVPYDMPVVGYDTSTVNTLRLWSAEPSPYPPGIDVLEYKRQTEAVSEFLYPDDTNDDGKILRLKQQYFLVCASLQNIVSSHRKQHGHLRNLHEKVAIHINDTHPVLAIPELMRILLDEEGMTWDEAWKITTQTISYTNHTTLSEALEKWPIYLFKPLLPRIYMIVEEINERFCKLLWERYPGDWDRIEHMAIIAHDMIKMAHLAIVGSHSTNGVAKIHTEILKHREFVNFYTMFPERFNSKTNGITHRRWLIKSNPELTNLLLNTIGDKWIKDPAKLDELMPHTTDGAFLEQLSNVKHTRKQILAKHIKNKTGIDIDSNSIFDVQVKRLHAYKRQLLNVLHIMYLYNRLKEESNFTIHPRTFIFGAKASPGYYYAKKVIKLINELADKVNNDKQTKDYLKVIFIENYRVSLAEDIFPAADVSEQISTASKEASGTGNMKFMMNGALTVGTMDGANVEIKELVGEDNIFTFGLSADEVMNLYATGGYSSMEYYHHDVRIRQLCEQLVNNFFPDIGNLFEPIYDSLLVQNDHYFVLKDFAAYVEAQERVNAAYINQPQWLKMSTVNIAKSGFFSSDRTINEYASDIWKIHGQK, from the coding sequence TTGTTTTCTAACAAAGAGGTTTTTAAAATTGCTTTTTTAAAAAGGCTTGAAATGTTGTATGGGAAGAGCTTCGAAGATTCGTCTACTCGTGACCATTATTACACATTGGGAAATATGGTAAGGGAATATATCAGTTCAAGCTGGATAAAAACAAATGAGATGTATCGAACGACTCAAACAAAACAAGTATACTATTTATCTATCGAGTTTATGTTAGGTCGTTTGTTAGTTAATAACCTATTGAATTTAGGGATCCGTGATACAGTCGAAGTAGGCTTGAAGGAGCTAGGAATCAACATTCATGATATTGAAGAAATAGAAGCAGATGCAGGTTTAGGTAACGGTGGATTAGGTCGTTTAGCAGCTTGCTTTCTTGATTCGTTAGCTTCATTAAATCTACCAGGTCACGGTTTTGGAATTCGGTATAAGCATGGCTTGTTTGATCAAAAAATAATTGATGGCTTTCAAGTAGAATATCCTGAGCAGTGGCTGAGACATGGGAATGTTTGGGAAGTGCGTAAACCAGATGCTGCGGTTGAGGTTCGTTTTGGCGGGAAGGTAGAGGTTGTAGAAAAAGAGGGGCGTTTTATTTTTCGCCATGTAGACTGCCAAACTATCACAGCTGTTCCATATGATATGCCTGTTGTTGGATATGATACTTCAACAGTCAATACATTACGTTTGTGGAGTGCAGAGCCATCTCCATATCCACCTGGCATTGATGTACTTGAGTATAAGAGACAAACAGAGGCTGTATCTGAATTCTTATATCCGGATGATACAAATGATGACGGGAAAATACTAAGATTAAAGCAACAGTACTTCCTAGTATGCGCAAGCTTACAAAATATTGTATCGAGTCATCGTAAACAACATGGTCACTTGCGAAATTTACATGAAAAAGTTGCTATCCATATTAATGACACACATCCTGTTTTAGCCATTCCTGAGCTAATGCGAATCTTACTTGATGAAGAAGGAATGACTTGGGATGAGGCATGGAAGATTACAACGCAGACTATCTCTTATACTAACCATACAACGCTGTCAGAAGCCCTTGAGAAGTGGCCAATTTACCTCTTTAAACCGCTATTACCACGTATCTATATGATTGTGGAAGAGATTAATGAACGTTTCTGTAAGCTGTTATGGGAACGATACCCGGGTGACTGGGACAGAATTGAGCATATGGCCATTATCGCACACGATATGATTAAGATGGCGCACTTAGCTATCGTGGGAAGCCACAGTACGAACGGTGTTGCCAAGATCCATACAGAGATTTTGAAGCATCGCGAGTTTGTAAATTTTTATACGATGTTTCCAGAGAGATTTAACAGTAAAACTAATGGTATTACTCATAGAAGGTGGCTTATTAAGAGTAATCCGGAATTAACCAATCTTCTCCTGAATACGATTGGTGATAAGTGGATAAAAGATCCAGCCAAGCTTGATGAATTAATGCCACACACAACAGATGGTGCGTTTTTAGAACAGTTAAGTAATGTAAAGCATACGCGTAAGCAAATTTTAGCAAAGCATATAAAGAATAAAACTGGTATTGATATAGATTCTAATTCTATTTTCGACGTTCAAGTCAAACGTTTGCATGCTTATAAGCGTCAGTTGTTGAATGTGTTACACATTATGTACTTATATAACCGTTTAAAAGAGGAATCGAACTTTACTATTCACCCACGAACGTTTATTTTTGGAGCCAAGGCTTCACCTGGATATTACTATGCCAAAAAGGTTATTAAGTTAATCAACGAATTAGCTGATAAGGTTAATAACGATAAACAAACAAAAGATTACTTAAAGGTTATTTTTATAGAAAACTATCGTGTAAGCTTAGCAGAAGATATTTTTCCTGCAGCAGATGTTAGTGAACAAATTTCAACTGCTAGTAAAGAAGCATCAGGTACAGGTAATATGAAGTTTATGATGAACGGTGCTTTAACAGTCGGGACTATGGATGGAGCGAATGTGGAGATTAAAGAACTCGTTGGTGAGGATAATATCTTTACTTTTGGTTTGTCTGCAGATGAAGTGATGAATCTTTATGCGACAGGTGGTTATTCTTCGATGGAATACTACCACCATGATGTGCGTATTCGCCAGTTATGTGAGCAGCTCGTGAACAATTTCTTCCCAGATATCGGTAACTTATTTGAACCAATTTATGATTCATTACTTGTTCAAAATGACCACTATTTTGTACTTAAGGACTTTGCTGCTTACGTAGAGGCACAAGAGAGAGTTAACGCCGCTTATATTAATCAACCACAATGGTTAAAGATGAGCACAGTTAATATCGCAAAATCAGGATTCTTCTCAAGTGACCGAACAATAAATGAATATGCAAGCGACATATGGAAAATCCATGGACAAAAATAA
- the glgA gene encoding glycogen synthase GlgA, with protein sequence MKVLFAVSECVPFIKSGGLADVAGALPKALVKQDVDVRVILPKYGMIAESYKRDMTKITDIVVPVGWRQQYCGIEMFTYNDVTYYFIDNEYYFKRDSLYGHYDDGERFSFFNRAILDVLPVIDFQPDVIHCHDWHTGMVPFLIKHEYSKDPFYKDIKTVFTIHNLQFQGIFPREALGDLLGLDDRYFNTDQLEFYGNINFMKGAIVGSDMITTVSPTYCQEIQTDYFGEKLDGLLRYKHDRVAGILNGIDEEEYNPETDLHIANHFSVHNIAGKLENKLALQRRFHLPERADVPVIAMVTRLTSQKGLDLVKRVLDEILQADDVQFVVLGTGDWHFEQYFVHMAYHYPEKCKAHIGFSEEMARNIYAGSDMFLMPSKFEPCGLSQLIAMRYGSIPIVRETGGLNDTVQSYNETTNEGNGFSFTNFNAHDMLHTIRRAIHFYQQKDAWSTIQQEAMSKDYSWKQSASAYISLYESV encoded by the coding sequence ATGAAGGTTTTGTTTGCAGTAAGTGAATGCGTGCCGTTTATAAAATCGGGTGGGCTTGCTGATGTAGCAGGTGCCCTCCCAAAGGCATTGGTTAAGCAAGATGTTGATGTTCGTGTAATATTACCAAAATACGGCATGATTGCTGAAAGTTATAAACGGGACATGACAAAAATCACCGATATTGTAGTACCAGTGGGTTGGCGACAACAATACTGTGGTATTGAAATGTTCACGTATAATGATGTTACGTATTATTTTATCGATAATGAGTATTATTTCAAGCGAGACTCTTTATATGGCCATTATGATGATGGAGAACGATTCTCTTTCTTTAACCGTGCCATATTAGACGTGTTACCTGTAATAGATTTTCAGCCTGATGTTATCCACTGCCATGATTGGCATACGGGTATGGTTCCATTTTTAATTAAGCATGAATATAGTAAAGATCCGTTCTATAAAGATATAAAAACAGTGTTTACCATTCATAACTTGCAATTCCAAGGTATTTTTCCAAGAGAAGCATTAGGGGATTTATTAGGGCTAGATGATAGATATTTTAATACAGATCAACTAGAGTTTTACGGCAATATTAACTTTATGAAGGGGGCTATTGTCGGTTCAGATATGATTACAACAGTTAGTCCGACATATTGCCAAGAAATTCAAACCGATTATTTTGGTGAAAAGCTTGATGGACTTTTAAGGTACAAACATGATCGTGTTGCCGGAATATTAAATGGGATTGATGAGGAAGAGTATAATCCGGAAACAGATTTACATATTGCCAATCATTTCTCGGTTCATAATATAGCTGGAAAGCTTGAAAATAAACTTGCTCTTCAACGTCGCTTTCATTTGCCAGAAAGAGCTGATGTACCCGTAATAGCTATGGTTACACGTTTAACATCACAAAAAGGATTAGATTTAGTTAAACGAGTGTTGGATGAGATTCTTCAGGCAGATGACGTCCAATTTGTGGTACTAGGTACAGGTGATTGGCATTTTGAGCAATATTTTGTTCATATGGCATATCATTATCCAGAAAAATGTAAGGCCCATATAGGTTTTTCGGAAGAAATGGCGCGAAATATATATGCTGGGTCAGATATGTTCTTGATGCCATCGAAGTTCGAGCCTTGTGGATTGAGTCAGTTAATTGCTATGCGATACGGATCTATTCCTATTGTTCGTGAAACAGGTGGGTTAAATGACACTGTTCAATCATATAATGAAACGACGAACGAAGGAAATGGATTTAGCTTTACGAATTTTAATGCTCATGACATGCTACACACAATTCGGAGAGCAATCCATTTTTATCAGCAAAAGGACGCATGGAGTACTATTCAACAAGAGGCAATGAGTAAGGATTATAGTTGGAAGCAATCTGCTTCTGCCTATATTTCGCTTTATGAAAGTGTGTAG
- a CDS encoding sugar phosphate nucleotidyltransferase, translated as MNNNMLGVIDASISASTIQELTMSRSLAAVPFAGRYRLIDFMLSNMVNSSINSVAIFPRYHYRSLMDHLGSGKQWDLNRKRDGLFFFPPFNPDGNINFFKQLEQNIDFFLRSKQKYAVIAKCNTVCNMDFQKILERHIRMNCDITEVRYKGESLEVYLLETSLLLDIIANLSQTNYENFHDVARDHTNKLIVCDYEFSGYTAVLDSIESYYENSLNMLKPEVWREIFKKDSPILTKVKDEPPTRYGNCSKVKNSMVANGCVIEGEVENSIIFRGVKIGKGTVIRNSIVMQKTQIGENCVIEQSILDKDVKVEDGVTVRGTRELPYTIQKGTVQGAMMNS; from the coding sequence GTGAACAATAATATGCTTGGTGTCATTGATGCATCGATATCTGCTTCAACCATTCAAGAATTGACAATGAGTAGATCTTTAGCAGCTGTGCCGTTTGCCGGACGTTATCGATTAATAGATTTTATGTTATCGAATATGGTTAATTCTAGTATAAACAGCGTAGCTATTTTTCCACGTTACCATTATAGGTCTCTTATGGACCATTTAGGTTCAGGGAAGCAGTGGGATTTAAACAGAAAGCGTGATGGTTTATTTTTCTTCCCACCCTTTAACCCAGATGGGAATATTAATTTCTTCAAACAGCTTGAGCAAAATATAGATTTCTTCTTAAGAAGTAAGCAAAAATATGCTGTTATTGCTAAATGTAATACAGTTTGTAATATGGATTTTCAAAAAATATTAGAACGTCATATTCGCATGAACTGTGATATTACGGAAGTACGCTATAAAGGTGAATCACTAGAAGTATATTTGTTAGAAACGTCTCTATTGTTAGACATAATTGCTAACCTATCACAAACAAATTATGAAAACTTTCATGATGTTGCCCGTGACCACACAAATAAATTAATAGTATGTGATTATGAGTTCTCGGGTTACACAGCTGTTCTAGATTCTATCGAAAGCTACTATGAAAATAGTCTAAATATGCTAAAGCCAGAAGTTTGGCGTGAAATTTTCAAAAAAGATAGTCCGATTTTAACAAAAGTTAAAGATGAGCCGCCAACGCGCTATGGAAACTGTTCTAAAGTTAAAAACTCTATGGTAGCAAACGGTTGTGTGATTGAAGGAGAAGTTGAAAATAGTATTATTTTCCGCGGGGTTAAAATCGGGAAAGGCACTGTTATTCGAAACAGTATCGTTATGCAAAAGACGCAAATCGGCGAGAATTGTGTCATCGAGCAATCAATACTAGATAAAGATGTTAAGGTTGAAGACGGCGTGACTGTGAGAGGTACAAGGGAATTGCCTTACACCATTCAAAAGGGAACCGTACAAGGAGCGATGATGAATTCATGA
- a CDS encoding glucose-1-phosphate adenylyltransferase: protein MKKTCVAMLLAGGKGSRLSALTEKLAKPAVPFGGKYRIIDFTLSNCTNSGIDTVGVLTQYQPLLLNSYIGIGSAWDLDRRDGGVTVLPPYSESSEVKWYTGTASAIFQNINYIKQYDPEYVLILSGDHIYKMDYSKMLDYHIEQQADVTISVIEVPWAEASRFGIMNTNEEMLITEFDEKPAYPKSNLASMGIYIFNWSLLKKYLEMDDRNPESNHDFGKDIIPLLLEEKKKLMAYPFSGYWKDVGTVKSLWEANMDLLDDKNDLNIFDHSWRIYSVNPNEPPQYIAPTATVVKSLVNEGCIVEGQIEKSILFQGAYVGEGSYLKETVVMPDAHIGKNVHIEKAIVPPGVSIPDGVHVYPSAQTDEIILINEDMLLNLNK, encoded by the coding sequence ATGAAAAAGACATGTGTAGCAATGCTTTTAGCAGGCGGTAAGGGTAGCCGCTTAAGTGCACTTACTGAAAAATTAGCTAAACCAGCTGTTCCCTTCGGAGGGAAATATAGAATCATAGATTTTACATTAAGTAATTGTACAAATTCAGGTATTGACACAGTCGGTGTTTTAACACAGTATCAACCCCTTCTATTAAACTCTTACATTGGTATAGGTAGTGCCTGGGATTTAGATAGACGAGATGGCGGTGTCACTGTGTTACCACCTTATAGTGAGTCATCAGAAGTGAAGTGGTATACAGGAACAGCGAGTGCCATTTTCCAAAACATCAACTATATTAAGCAGTACGATCCGGAGTATGTATTAATCTTGTCAGGTGACCACATCTATAAAATGGATTACTCTAAAATGCTAGATTATCATATTGAGCAACAAGCAGATGTGACTATTTCTGTTATTGAAGTGCCATGGGCTGAAGCTAGCAGATTTGGGATTATGAATACAAATGAAGAGATGCTGATTACAGAGTTTGATGAAAAACCGGCGTATCCAAAAAGTAATTTAGCATCAATGGGTATATACATTTTCAACTGGTCGCTTCTAAAAAAATACTTGGAGATGGATGATCGTAATCCAGAATCAAATCATGACTTTGGGAAAGATATCATTCCATTACTTTTAGAAGAAAAGAAAAAGTTGATGGCATATCCTTTCTCAGGGTACTGGAAGGACGTAGGTACGGTTAAAAGCCTGTGGGAAGCTAACATGGATTTATTAGACGATAAAAATGATTTGAATATATTTGATCATTCATGGCGCATATACTCTGTGAACCCAAATGAACCACCACAATATATTGCTCCGACAGCTACTGTAGTAAAGTCATTAGTTAACGAAGGCTGTATCGTAGAAGGACAAATCGAAAAATCAATTTTATTCCAAGGTGCTTATGTTGGGGAAGGCTCTTACCTTAAAGAAACAGTTGTGATGCCAGATGCACATATTGGAAAAAATGTACACATTGAAAAGGCAATTGTACCTCCGGGTGTATCAATCCCTGACGGTGTTCATGTGTATCCATCAGCACAAACTGATGAGATTATTTTAATCAACGAAGATATGCTTTTAAATCTTAATAAGTAA
- the glgB gene encoding 1,4-alpha-glucan branching protein GlgB, translating into MTVVAPSEFDLHLYHEGRHFRCYEIFGSHVKKNDELCETRFTVWAPHAKQVSLVGTFNDWEAIDPQYTLEKLNNEGIWQVILPKDLEGHLYKYRIVTHDGNVILKADPYAVYAEERPNTASIVHTFQEYEWQDTKWHQKKRRKSVYDQPMFIYEIHLGTWRKHEDGELYTYKELAEHLIPYVKEHGYTHIELLPLIEHPYDRSWGYQGTGYFAATSRYGTPEDLMYFIDQCHQNDVGVIMDWVPGHFCKDAHGLYMFDGQPTYEYVKEHDRENYIWGTANFDLGKPEVRSFLVSNAMFWLETFHVDGFRVDAVANMLYWPNSNELHENEFAVSFLQTLNEVVFAYDQTVLMIAEDSTDWPLVTAPTSDGGLGFNYKWNMGWMNDTLSYMEAEPEQRKYLHNKLTFSLFYAFSENFILPFSHDEVVHGKRSLLNKMPGDYWRKFAQLRLLYGYHISHPGKKLLFMGGEFGQYDEWKDLEQLDWMLEEYVMHEKMRIYTKELLAIYKRHKALFELDHNSECFEWIDANNSEQSILSFIRKGQKPEDHLVIVCNFRESVYHDYYIGMPTGETYREILNSDDEQFGGSGQINKGEINPKQESFHGKEYKASITIPPFGVTILRPVKRRKRKGKKTK; encoded by the coding sequence ATGACAGTGGTAGCTCCGTCAGAATTTGATTTGCATTTGTATCATGAAGGTCGTCATTTTCGATGTTATGAGATATTTGGTTCGCATGTTAAAAAGAATGATGAATTATGTGAAACGCGATTTACAGTATGGGCACCTCATGCTAAACAAGTTTCACTTGTTGGTACATTCAATGATTGGGAAGCAATAGATCCTCAATATACTTTGGAAAAGTTAAATAATGAAGGAATATGGCAAGTAATCCTACCTAAAGACTTAGAGGGGCATTTATATAAGTATCGCATAGTAACTCATGATGGAAATGTAATTTTAAAGGCAGATCCATATGCAGTATATGCTGAGGAAAGACCAAATACAGCTTCAATTGTTCATACGTTTCAAGAATATGAGTGGCAAGATACAAAATGGCATCAGAAAAAGCGACGTAAATCTGTTTACGACCAACCTATGTTTATCTATGAGATACATCTAGGTACATGGAGAAAGCATGAGGATGGTGAACTCTATACATATAAGGAATTAGCTGAACACTTGATTCCTTATGTAAAAGAGCATGGCTACACACATATTGAGCTCTTACCTTTAATTGAGCACCCTTATGATCGCTCATGGGGTTATCAAGGAACAGGATATTTTGCTGCAACAAGTCGTTACGGGACACCTGAAGATTTAATGTACTTTATTGATCAATGTCATCAAAATGACGTAGGGGTGATCATGGATTGGGTGCCAGGTCACTTTTGTAAAGATGCCCATGGACTTTATATGTTTGATGGACAGCCAACCTATGAATACGTTAAAGAACATGATCGAGAGAACTATATATGGGGGACTGCAAACTTTGACTTAGGTAAACCTGAAGTTAGAAGCTTTCTAGTTTCCAATGCTATGTTTTGGCTTGAGACTTTTCATGTAGATGGTTTTCGAGTAGATGCGGTAGCTAATATGCTATACTGGCCTAATTCAAATGAACTTCATGAAAATGAGTTTGCAGTGAGTTTTTTACAGACTCTTAATGAAGTAGTGTTTGCCTATGATCAAACGGTTTTAATGATTGCAGAGGATTCAACAGATTGGCCACTTGTAACAGCACCGACAAGCGATGGTGGTTTGGGGTTCAATTATAAGTGGAATATGGGCTGGATGAACGATACGTTATCTTATATGGAGGCAGAACCAGAGCAAAGAAAGTATCTGCATAATAAGCTGACATTCTCACTTTTTTATGCGTTTAGTGAAAATTTCATTTTACCGTTTTCTCATGATGAAGTTGTTCATGGAAAACGATCATTATTAAATAAAATGCCGGGCGATTACTGGAGGAAGTTTGCTCAACTACGTTTATTGTACGGATATCATATTAGTCACCCAGGTAAGAAACTCTTATTTATGGGTGGAGAATTTGGACAATATGACGAATGGAAAGACTTAGAGCAATTAGATTGGATGCTTGAAGAATATGTCATGCACGAGAAGATGAGGATATATACTAAAGAGCTTTTGGCTATTTATAAGCGTCATAAAGCGTTGTTTGAGCTTGATCATAATTCAGAGTGCTTTGAATGGATCGATGCAAATAACAGTGAGCAAAGTATCCTTTCGTTTATACGAAAGGGACAAAAGCCGGAGGATCATTTAGTCATTGTTTGTAACTTCAGAGAGTCTGTGTATCACGATTACTATATCGGAATGCCGACAGGTGAAACATACCGTGAAATTCTAAATAGTGATGATGAGCAATTTGGTGGTTCTGGTCAAATTAATAAAGGGGAAATAAATCCAAAACAAGAATCTTTTCATGGTAAGGAATATAAAGCCTCTATTACGATACCACCATTTGGCGTTACTATTCTACGACCCGTTAAAAGACGTAAGAGAAAGGGGAAAAAGACAAAATGA
- a CDS encoding protein-glutamine gamma-glutamyltransferase, protein MIKIQYNTIPISNLLEMFPNQPYITILRKMAQYRNIYRYDSFEQLHFELILRTATIKAANDLYKSGVEFATFSTTISNPQYWNRSGKGEIILKRGRLPSDAIQDIFNNGTLYAFECATAMLVVFYKAVLDCIDVRAFNSLYSNLVLYDWKYDKDLYIETTIGDDFLLGDCIYFKNPQFDPNTPQWQGENAIILGEDLYFGHGIGIGSAAFIIENLNERRQPGANRSAYLKDQVTRPGYKSLAKYRKKDLFIPSRSKKTPTDFILATIGSTTFIT, encoded by the coding sequence ATGATTAAGATTCAATATAATACCATTCCTATATCTAATCTATTAGAGATGTTTCCCAACCAACCATATATAACAATCCTTCGAAAAATGGCACAATACCGAAATATATATCGTTATGATTCATTTGAACAACTTCATTTCGAATTAATTTTAAGAACAGCTACAATAAAAGCAGCGAATGATTTATACAAAAGCGGAGTAGAGTTTGCAACATTCTCAACGACCATATCTAATCCTCAATATTGGAACCGGTCTGGAAAAGGAGAAATTATTCTTAAAAGAGGGCGACTTCCTTCCGATGCAATACAAGATATTTTTAATAACGGTACTTTATACGCATTTGAATGCGCTACTGCCATGCTTGTAGTTTTTTATAAAGCAGTATTAGATTGCATAGATGTCCGTGCCTTTAATTCTCTATATAGTAATTTAGTGCTTTACGACTGGAAATACGATAAGGATCTATATATTGAAACAACAATCGGTGATGATTTTTTACTTGGTGACTGTATATACTTTAAAAACCCTCAATTTGATCCTAACACACCACAATGGCAAGGTGAGAACGCAATTATACTAGGTGAAGATTTATATTTTGGACATGGAATTGGAATCGGTTCTGCTGCTTTCATTATTGAAAACTTAAACGAGCGCAGACAACCGGGAGCTAATAGATCAGCCTACTTAAAAGACCAAGTTACTAGACCAGGTTATAAATCCTTAGCTAAGTACAGAAAAAAGGATCTTTTTATACCATCTCGTTCAAAAAAAACACCTACAGATTTCATTCTCGCAACCATTGGCTCAACTACATTTATTACTTAA
- a CDS encoding DMT family transporter, giving the protein MESSRPIMNPYAVILIAIISISMSAIFVRLADSAAPVIAFYRLFFSVILLFPFFIWKYRAEVKLISRRDWCFSVLAGVFLALHFILWFESLNYTSVASSVVLVTLQPLFAFIGTYIFFKEKLTLGAILSGILAIVGSFIISWGDFQISGMALLGDFLALVACVMVTAYLLFGQDIRKRLSLITYTFIIYGIGSITLIIYIVLFKYSFQPVSQTDWVWFILLAIFPTLLGHSLFNWALRWVSTNIISMSILLEPIGATILAYYILGESVLATQIAGGIIVLLGISLFLLSARKAKQLPFKKSKISFK; this is encoded by the coding sequence ATGGAGTCATCTCGACCGATAATGAATCCTTACGCTGTTATTCTAATAGCAATTATATCTATTTCAATGTCAGCCATTTTTGTTCGGCTTGCTGATTCAGCTGCACCAGTAATAGCATTTTACAGGTTGTTTTTTTCAGTTATATTATTATTTCCTTTTTTTATTTGGAAGTACAGAGCAGAAGTGAAATTAATATCAAGACGTGATTGGTGTTTCAGTGTACTAGCAGGTGTTTTTTTAGCTCTTCATTTTATTTTATGGTTTGAATCATTAAACTACACGTCTGTAGCTAGCTCCGTTGTACTTGTAACTCTGCAACCTTTATTTGCATTTATAGGTACATATATTTTCTTTAAAGAAAAATTAACGCTCGGAGCAATACTAAGTGGAATACTAGCTATTGTCGGAAGTTTTATTATAAGCTGGGGAGACTTTCAAATTAGTGGAATGGCATTATTAGGTGATTTTCTAGCATTAGTCGCTTGTGTGATGGTTACAGCGTATTTATTATTTGGTCAGGACATACGTAAACGTTTATCGCTCATTACATATACATTTATAATTTATGGAATTGGTTCCATTACGTTAATTATTTATATAGTACTATTTAAATACTCTTTTCAACCCGTTAGCCAAACAGATTGGGTATGGTTTATTCTCCTTGCTATCTTCCCAACGTTGTTAGGGCATTCTCTCTTTAATTGGGCATTACGATGGGTATCAACTAATATTATCTCAATGAGTATTTTGCTAGAGCCAATTGGAGCAACTATTTTAGCGTATTATATATTAGGTGAAAGTGTACTAGCTACACAAATTGCCGGTGGCATCATAGTTTTATTAGGTATATCTTTATTTTTATTGTCAGCACGCAAAGCTAAACAGCTGCCATTTAAAAAATCTAAGATTTCCTTTAAGTAA